The stretch of DNA AATCGATTATTAGCACGATTTCAACTGCAATACTTGTGCTGCGATGCTTACTCCACCCATGATTTTACGCGATAACGTATAAAGAGTATCAACAACGGTCTCGCATTTCTCTTTGTGGTAATTATAATGATTACTACTTCAATATTTGTACAGATATCAAGAGAATTGTTTTACATGAAAGCATATATGATATTAGTCAGCAttgtcaaatattataaattgagaaaaaaatcgttaaaatttgattcgatattgaaatatataacaatatactATGTGAgccatttttattacaagcatttttcaattctattttatcagtagaaaaaatattataattccatgtagtttgatatttaatattctgttCCTATTATGTGTGACGACAAAAACTTCAGGAAGGAAGGAAActattgtacaaataattcttttcaatgtacagttttacatttataatatttttcatcggtGCTATCactatagaaaataatattcaaaatactgTTTGCCGCGCGCGACAAAAGCAAAGATACGAATCTGGAAACGTCACTTTGCAAATCTTTCCGCAGGCGAGGTCGTTTAAAGAGCACCGGAGTCGTTATTTATTCCTGTCTCTGGGGTTTGACTTATCGGCATTTCGACATGCTTCGTTATCATCACGACGCAAGCCGATAAACGAACCGTTCGTGCATCGGGTCACACGAGACTTCATCCACGTCGTCAAAGCTCTATTTATATGTCGTTCCTGGCGGTTTTGAAGAGATTTAATCGCGCGCGTGTCGGCGGGCGCTTTCTCCCGTTCCGTGATTATTTTATGGCGTCAGATATCGCACCGATTATCTCGATAAACGATAATCCGGTACGGCGCGTTGGCTGTCTGACATTTCGTCGTTCAGTCATAGCGATCGCTTGCACTTTTACACGATGACGCAGTAGCGAGACCGATAgtgctttaattaaaaaatgttatatattttacacataaaaatgGTATATGAGATACGACCTCATGTTTGAAGtatctaatattattcatcATCACGAAAGCATTGTGCGCATTGTTAGTAACAAAAGTTGCCAGTACAGAAAAATCATGACAAAAGCTGGCAAACAGCTGCGACATTTCTCTTTGAGCAGCTTCATCATAAAATACTCTTGTTTAAGAAAAAACAACCGAGAACAACGTTTGTCATGacacaaagaaataaagaaactttCGTACAAATATCCAGTGTTTGGTCTCATAACTCACAATTTcatttcgattttatattttatcagagcctataacgtaataatttttgtaagaaagaatagtttctttaatttttgtgcGTTTCTGCGATCAAAAATCTTCAAGTGTCTATACAGCGCATAATTACGAAGATTTGTTTTCGCCTTTCTTTCAGACGCTCCGCGGTCGATCACCCCTCTCCTTCCGATTCACCGacaaagaaaacaaatatttcactttCCGATACCGAGCAATTATTGACGGATACGCCTGGTCCGTCTAAAGTGTCGAGCCCGGAGGAGTACATCCAGGAAGTACGCAAGGACAGCGCGCTGTACCTCGAGGAGGGGGAAGGGACGCCGAACATTCTGAAGCCGGCCGACACGGATGTGCCTCGAAGACAGAGCAGCGGTTACGGGGGCAGTTTCGACGATAATAATAGAAGAAGTTCAACGACGAGCGGCGACAACGCGCAACAGCAGGATCTGTCACCCTTGCTGAAAGAGAGGTGCAGATCGAGATCGAGAGCCTCGATCAAGAATCTCGTCGGTAGAGTGGAAGAGAGCATTGACGAGAAGGTGCCGGTCACAGGTACATCGGGGGAGAGAATGCCGACGACGGAAATACACAGGAAGGTGTCAGGCTCCGGCCTCGACATGCCTAACATCAAGGAGGTGAAGGAGGTCCTCAGGGAAGAAACCTTGGTTCAGCAAGATACCGTCGTCGAGATGGTGGGAGGCGTCGGTGAGTAAATTGCGTCTCTATATCAGTGCGATCTGAGACTCGGTGGTCTTTAATATCACCGTAGTTAGATTTTCAAATTGGATCGGGCGACCCTTGAAAACGGAGGGACAGAGTAATTGAAGAGTCCTCcggaaaaatattgtaagcGAAAAACTTATTAGATATAACACTTTAACGCGGAAAATCGCTGATGTAAATTACTAtcacatttcaataatattttttctaaaaactttCTTAACTCGGAGGAAAAACCATGAAATTTACGTCTATTAAGCTGACACGGCCACTTTAGCACaatcgaatattttttatattttattacttaattgaaaataaacagTAACGACAGAAAATCGATTTTCTCTGAAATAAGTTTTACCGGATTTTCACTCTTGCTAATATTTATTCAGCCAAAATGAAACTGACGCGCGCAAAGGATCATCTATGCTCAGTGGATGCGGAGGGTTGCAAGGATGTGCAAGAAAgtatgaagaaaaataaaatgttgcaagACAGGGAGAATACTCTTCTAGCCGAGGAGCCGCAGGAGGGTACGAGGCGAGTGAGAAGCAACGAAAGCGCCGAAAATATGCCGAGACTGATCGAAGTGGCTAAAGTCCAAAAGACAGCGAATATCGAGAAAGTCGACACCGGATTGAAAGACTCGAATTGTAAGAAGGCGCAGAATACGAGTGTGGCAGCTACCATCGCCGTGGATAGTAGTCGAATAGCAGACACAAGGAAATCGTCCTTGCCCAGCGAAGCGGGACCGAGCCAACGACTGGTCGGGAACGTCGCCAGTAATGTCACCGACAGACCTATTTATCCTCGCTATCCGTATTCTCCGTACGGCAGCCCTCAAGGATCGCCCAGGAACCGCAACAGAACGCTTAACAGGGAGCGTTCCGTTGGAGCTAGCATATGCGGTTTTATCGATAGTCAGCAGGACAGCCAACATCTGAATCAATACAAAGTGTTGGATGAAATCGGAAAGGTAAGAGCGAATTTCGCTAAAATCcgcttaaaaaattcaattcaaaAATGATTAGGTTTTATATTTGTCCCCTGCAAAATTGTCAAAGTTCCTACAATTACATtggaaaaaattcaatttcgaaTCTGAACGAATCTACACGTGaaaaattggaatatttatttatatatcgtatataaaCTTATTTACTGAATGATAAACTGAgctatttttcaattatcaatGCAAATGTACAAATCCCACAACGGTTAGATACATTTCACAAATAGCGATTAGAGATCTCTGTGTATAGAGAATCTTTTTAGTCTGCTCCAggcgaaaaatattgcagatatCTCGTATTGAGCCAATTTCGCGGTGAATAGTTTAGGTATATTACGGAAGTCCAAAGCCTTTCCAATTATGTCCGCGACATTTCAACAATCAAGCTGTATTCGTTGATAAGAGGATCAACATATCCCTCTCGTTGAAGGGCGAAACCATTTCGTGGCGCTCACGTATCAAACAGGGGAATGATATGATTATCGATATCGAACACGAATGCTTCCTCGATAACCAATAACTCGCACCGCGAGTCATCACATTTCCAGCAATTTCCACTCCCGTCCGTCCTTCATACCTGTTAAGAAGTAATTAACAGCCGCGTAATTACGGATTATTGTCGATAATCACGTTATATCGCGCTGGGAAACGCAATATTGCCCACAGGAACGGAAATTCAAGGGacgcagaaaattttaaaatcgtCGCCGCTTTCGCCCGCGCGCGCTTATCTCCACTCATTCATTATAATTGCCAGTGTATTTACGGAATAAATagatcgaaaattttttcgcCCACTCTATCACATTAGTCCGCTGATTTTGTTTGGCTCTACGGCTCTTATCTAATCAATTCAGTTCTTCTCTTCACGgtctatgtatatatttatcttctaTCTCGATTTCTTTTCCgctaatttttcaattgattAAACGGGAATTCGAACGAtggtttaaataaaaacgctTAACCGTTCTCGCGCAAAAATTAcagataacaaaaaaattctgaataaattttacaatcatCATACCACAGTGAGAAACAGAAAGGTTAAAAGTCGTGTTTTAGAAGAACGCCAAGTTCCGTTTTTCAATGAACGAACATTCCCCTCGAATGAAAGGGCACACAGAAACGCGttggaaaatgaaaatacgAGATTTGCTTCGATGCCTACGCACTCAGCGTAGCGTGATTGGATTCAAAACAGATGCAAGAAAGAGACCGAGACAGCTGCCGCAATAACTTTGCACTTTGCTACAGCCTTGTGAAAAGTGCGGAGGTGCGAGCTACGAGAAGTTTACAACGCGCGTTCTTGAGGTTTACGCTGGGAATTCCAGAGATTGTTTGTCcggagagacagagaaagagagagagagagagagagagagagagagagagagagagtattttttacgaataaaGTTGTCATTCCGCGCATCCTCGTGAAATTATCTTTGACGGACAGTGagcagaaaaagaaagagaaaggagagggagaggggaggggaggaagagagacagagagagagagagagagagagagagaaagagagagagagacttgTAAAGTTCACGATTCAATCTCTCTATCCTTATCGCGCCGCTTAAAACTACATTCGAACTCGAGATTGAATTCCTCGTCGAAGTAAGAGCTGTCAGTCGGAATGGAGTTTAATGCCGATTTGACGTTTAATCGGCTCAACTCCGCGACACTGACACACGCTCGGGACCGCAAGATTGCTGCCATCGCATATTTATAAACGGCGTATTAACATATCGATCAGTCTCCTTGGCTGAGTTGATACGACAACTTCCCTCCTCCTGTATAATTACAAGagatttttcaagaattttaagCAAAGAAACTGATTGCTACATATCATCAAGAGCTATTTCTACGCAATGATCTAATTCGTCTCACGGATGACTCAATTAATGCTAATGAGACAACCGACACCGATTACAATTGAAAAGCGATTTGATACCTGATTTAACTATTAAAAGtgctcataaaaataaaagcatcgATTCGTCGtaacttgtatattttttcattctgtAGATAAAACTAATCTgcaattcataataaaaaatgcagcaAAATCGACCTCGAAAAAACTATATTCAGTGCGAATGTACGATTAAATTACGTGCTAAAGATATTTGTCTAAATCTCGCTGTCATCGCTTATATTAATCACAAGATAAACATACACGACCGGATatgcgcgctctctctctatctcgccctctctctttctttcaagGATGATTATgctgtgaaatataaaattatgctcCTAGTTCCGATAGCATCGCCAGTGACCTTCGACTTGGTCGCTGCAGCGATATAAAGTGGATCGTGATAACGGCGCAGTTGAACCGCAAAAAGGGTTGCAGGTAAAAAGATGCGAAGAAAATTACGAGATTGTCGATAGAGCATGATTCCTGTATGCAAATTGCGTTCATTTCACGAGAAACTACCTGATAATGTTTTTTCCGTATTAGTGTCAAAACTATTCCacataaattttcatctaTATCAACGAGAAATTTCCCACAAAAAAAGAACATCCGCCAACtcaaaaacataattttaacttCAACTTTAACTTGTTTTCGAGATACTTTACTTCTTTGCATATAATTTGCATTCTAGGATTAATTATGCTAAATTGTGACTAatcaaagagaaatatttgtgCAACCTGTTGATAAtcgaaattaacaaaataaattaaaagatcagAAGACTTATGTAACATGAGAAAAATTCTGAAACACGATTCATACGGAATTTGATAagtcttttaattttcaattaaaatgataTGTTTGAGCGAATTTcagtgaatattttattcatatcaaaatgattaagtaaatcatatataatatataataattatagtaacGTAAACAgagtttgcaaaatatttccaaagaatatttagattatctcaatatagatttattgtaaaatgcggtaataaaaaataaaaataaaaaatatcaactattaaaataaaatttaacgtaGTTAACGTGATctcaattaatttctttaatattttaattaaaataaattattggagtagaatttttgcaaatttacacCATTTAtcgtgtaattaaaattattgaaaaagaataaagctTAATCTTTTCAGAAACATcgattgatatatttattaagaatttcattaaatttcaaattattaagaatttcaataaatttcataaaattaaaaattaaattaaacaacagtaatcaaaaattccacgctaaaaaaatttttgaaaaattcaggTGTCACATGAGAGCACAAACGTGTCATTTATCCGCTTTCGCGCTTTTATTTATGCATCACTTCGCTTGCGTTTTCAGGGCTCTTTCGGTGTCGTGAAAAAGGTTCACAACGAGGAGGACAGTACGTACTATGCCATGAAGATACTGAGCAAAAggaaattgatgaaaaaagcGGGGATATTTGGAAGGATGGCGCCACGTAGAACGAGCGCCGATCCCTTGGCAAATGTTTACAGAGAAATCGCCATTCTGAAAAAACTCGATCATCCCAATGTTGTAAAGCTAGTAGAAGTGCTCGACCATCCTGACAAGGATAATCTCTACCTAGTTTTCGAACTAGTGCACAGAGGCGAGATCCTCGTTATACCCACTAACAACCCGTTGCAAGAAGAAACAGCCAGACGTTATTTCCGCGACGTCGTCATGGGAGTTGAATATTGTAAGTCATTAAACATTCTATACGCACATACAGGAATTAGTTTACAGATAAACTTTCATCTTGGAAAATTGTTACTTAGAAGGCTCTAGATGAAAGTttcaataaaagttttaaaatgtaatgtacacacacttattttaaaatggattGCTCTATTGTAAAATACGTTATCACTAATTAAGTGACAGTTATTGagatttagaatttattctttttgattaattttttgtttttcaataaatatttaaagagaaTTCAAGTTTTAAACTCTTTAATCGGATCACATGTTGCACTATGTAACCATATTTGATGTACACAATATCATCACGTTTATTACTTGCGCATTAAATAATAGTATGCAAATCCCCTCGACAGACGGATTTGCGTAATGTATTTGGTGCCTATTCTGGATCACAGCGACGCTTATCGCGGATCAATGACGGAAGAGGCGTCACCATACATTACGTAATCTCTGTAACCGTGtcagtatattttatattacacaataCCGTTGCGTATGTGTGTTGTATATGTTCAGAGACTATTcaataaagcataaaaaactGCTTAGATAATAATTGACTTAAAATTGCTATATACTAATCTAATTTTGcggaaaaagagataaatattatattagcaAGTACTCGTTAATTCTCTAATAATGGCGAAATATCTttcataattgcaattattttctgtaGAGTAGAAAGTTCATAttctctaaaattaaattctaataaaaactgTCACGTATGATCGTTTAAAAATGTCTATATAACATTTACTGTTATTACTGTTTCCGCAGTGCATTATCAGAAAATAGTACATCGCGACATAAAGCCAAGCAATTTGCTGGTGGACAGGGACGATAGAATTAAAATCGCTGATCTGGGCGTCAGCACGGAATTAAGAGAACCCGGAGAATTATTGACGGGGCAAGCTGGCACGCCGGCATTCGCGGCGCCCGAAACAACAATTGCTAATGCAGAATATGCAGGACCggtaagtatatttatagtGTTCTATTcatatgataatgaaatagACTCACGTATATCGTTCACGTGCACCCCAGACAATCTATAGCGCCGTAAAaacaagtttatatatatatagactattaaatctgtaaattattaCTCGCATAATACGTTCAGATACGATAATTGGAAAGTTATCGCGCGACTGTTATCACGATAGATTAAAACAcggtaatttaaaaattatcatcgtagaattttatttgaaaaatccgTATTTTTCGATGCAACttgttttaattcttttttttattatattaatattttgatcgTATTGATCTCTCTATTTCCTTTATTATCTCTTTTACCGAAATCAAATATCTCCGAGCGTTCACATGCATACCGCGCTTATTCGAAATACCCAAACTCTCGCAATATGCATTCGCAATATACCGATGGTGCATCGGATTCGCAGTGGAACAGGACCAAACAATAACAAGTAATATGCACGTACAGCGCGTAACCAGCAACCGATTTCACTCCGTGAgattaaaaatcgataaattgaCCAACTATTTCACGTCACTTCCACCTATAAGCAATGACCCCTCGAACCGCAGAGCCGACACGTGCAGATTGACCTACATGCATTGCAAGAGAACCTCTCGACCAAGGACCTCTTTcgcgtacatatatatatatgtaatatatatattcgggattatagtaaaaaagatttttcgaTCGTCTGCTCTCAAGTTAACTGATTAGGTGCTCTTAAATTGAAGTCGTTAAACGCGTGTACCATACGCGTCGCCCATTTCAAATAGGCTTCCATATGAAATGAGTGCGCGAAAGCGGTACGATGTGATGGACCGACAAAGAACCGCGCAAAGTGGCTGATGCAGCGACGAGGCAATTTGCATGTCGCAGCTGCGTTGAGTTCGTTAGGTTGCATGTGCACAGGCTTTCAGTTCGAGCAAAAACTAGCGTTGTGGTCTAATCTGAATTTTAGGAGGTTTGAAGATacagaaagttgaaatattgAAGAGACAAAATaacgtgaaatatatttaatgtcattttaacgaaaatatacaggatattttcaaaaaaaaaaaaaaccgtttcgtatttcaaattataaattttttgtcaaattttgaatagatttcttttgaataaaaatttcaccgCACGTCAATCGATTTCGATATTCGATTTTCAATATCCGaggaaaattttgcaatattgaaattttatgtagaataaaaaatacacatataatcACACGCATAGTGTACATATATCCGGGAAATGCGGAGATAGTAATTGGCAAACTTGAGcgactatatattttatttggtttttctctttttttttcaatcaacgCTTCGCGATAGGATGTAATTTACGCAAACGAACATTGGTTGCAGCAAAAAATAATCGAAGTATaacaattgaattttatatgtgcaaattataatttacagatATATCGCTTGATGATTttgtgaaagataaaatattaagacattaaaaatttctcattgTCTAATAATTCGaaacaagaaataattgaaaaatattataatacattatctttatttactgTTTTCCGATACTAATCCCACGAGACCGATTTAACCCTAGCTTACGAGATTAGAATGcttaaatctttcttttacaTGTGATGTATTATGCAGCAACTTGAGTCAATCGTTATTTTTTGCCATGTCTCTTTTATGCGCATCTCCAATTATCACAAAAGGTCACAGTTCAGTTATTCCTTACGCAGACTTTGCCTAGACTATACCAACTCTCAGTTtgtaactttaatataatcatcatCAAGATTTTCTTATCCGTTTTCACCCTGCTGTTATTTAGTATCTACGTTTTTTTTCGtacttctaatttttaattatatattttatttcttcccCGTTAATTATAGCGATCTGAAGTTTCTCAGCGAgcgtacatataatatttgttgaaaatagcgcgtgtataaaataaatcaaagtgCATGATCGTAGGTGGGAAAACCCGTCGGGGCTTTACCGCAGGAAAAGCGATACGAATCTCGTCTAGTTAGTTAGTAGCAGGCGTAAAGTTAATACTGACCGGCTGCTTTAATAACGTTGTTATTTGAGAGAGACGGAAAGATGTATAATTTAGCATCCCGGCAACTATATAATTCCGCCCCCATATATCTCCAAGATTACTTCGCCGCGACCACTGCTATCGCGTGACCTTATCGACACACCACGGCCGATCGCTTGAATTTCCGCCACGTCGTCGTCGAGGAAAAGCGATATCTATAATAAGCGGCTCACGACCCGCGAATCTACACGCTCGATTACGCTTAATCCAACCGACGCAATGTGCCGTGGTGAAATAAATGACCACCAGCAACCTGACGGCGTGCTTGCGTAGAAACGCCAACACAGGAAATCACGAGCTTGCAACAATATCGACTAAGTTGTTCGTGATCCCTGAATGAGAGCAAAAAATCACTTGAAATCCCAAAGatcagaaatataataaaaatatttgaaaaaaaagaaaaacggaaAGCACAATAAAATCGAAGCATGTTACGAAGTGTGAAACTAAGCGAGCACGTTTTTCTAGGCATTCAAACtctgacaaaaatatttttcctttcacATTATTTGAACAttgataacatatttttctgtttgtcAGAAATGTCAGTCAACATTTATATTGCATGACACATTCAGTTGAATTTAGACATTTACAGCTTCGTGAAATGTTAACTCCATCGAGTTTCGCAGTGTTtcgtattttaatgataatatcttatttatttaattacttgcacaaatttattaatgttcaaaaaaagagatttttgcaaataattgcaaatgtcaattatttccaaacatttaataacaattaataaaagttgttttgacaaaacattaaaaatatttaataaaataatatttaaattgaataacattttaaatagcatttaaattattacttttaatttgttttacatttcaaaataaattatacaaaccatgtttaatttaatatccagTAAGacttcaaattaataaattcgttCCTTGTAATACCTTTTAAATAgcttaaacttttatttcttattcgcataatattattttagttcgtcaataataatttttcgcaCTGTACCGTCAGCTTCTTTTCGCATTTaaacgaaaattttattttaccttcataaaaattattcttaaatctCATTTATTAGTAATCtattttcacgataaaaatatatcatctcTCTTTTTCGCACCATGAATATTCTAGTCTTTctattttacatgttttaatggaacatatttaatatccattaatttattgtaatttaaacagaatttttaatcatctctgaaatttgttttaaaatctgtaatttttagaagtttttttaatttttttatatctattcttaaatatgtacacagaaaaaaatagatttttaaagagaaatcaatatttgatgtaaaaaaaatatatcagcaaaaattaaatgtacacATAATATATGAGAAacaaataacgataaaaaattcgacaataaaaactaaaggtttaaaatgtaaatagataagaaaatcttattttgttAATCTCAAGTATATATTAcgttaagttttaattaaatataaattaaataaagtctgtaatttttcgcaatttttagGAGTTTTATCTCAATATAAagatatactttatttattcactTTCGTGATAACATTATCTTAGTCGCAAAAGCGTGCAGTAAAGAATTACATAAACACATGCAATGCTCAACTTATGTTCGTTTACCCGCGTACACATATTTCCACATTACTGAAATTCTCACAAAAGTATAACTAATTTGGCGGTTAGCAAGTTTGTTCAATTAAGGAATATAAACGTGCGATGCACTACGAATTCCGAGACTTCCCGGAATAGTTTCGCATATACGCTTTGTTCCATACCTTCGTATTCCTTCGAAGACCGTCATAGAAAAACATTCGGGTCGTACGGAATAGTAAGAGAACAAACACgtaagacaaataaaaaaaatagtataaaactCAATCTTTAAAGATCAGATAGACATTATTTATGCGTCATCTACGCTGTGTTTAACCGactgagaatattttttaaatgtcataGTGTAGAAATTCACGGACGCGTTTATCTTTATGAGACTGGATCCCCATAAGCTTTTTATACACAAGAAAACATTtcctttataaattaataaatatagaagattgacatttacagatttttttacGGATGACACAACGCGCACGAAgaaagatttttgtaaaataaaatagatagtAATTTTGTATTACGGAAAATAAGTTGGAAGATAGGGAATTGGCAATCAATTGCTTCAATTAAAGACActctgttttaataaattaaacaataaataattgtttatgcTCAACTCTCTGTTTAAGAACTCGCTATTTACGCGGCGtctttgtaacatttataacgGCGTTTCTCGTTGTTCAATTAATCGCTCCTTTAATTATGCACGACATCGTCTCGAAACTCGCGATTATCACCATTGAAATGTTTCGTGCAACGTGACTTCCACAGACGAAACATCTTTGTAACTACGCTACGCTGTGGTGCTAATTCTGCTGCAGCGCATTGAGGTGCACTTTAGCTAACAATTATCAAGTGTCATTTCCGTACCAAAACGGaaggaaaacaattttcttctcATTTTACATTAGACAAATTCTATAACAcgacagaaaaattaaaaaagtaattattaaatactcaCCGTTACGTGGATGTAGGCGAACAGCAATCAGCAGCGAACAGCAGTCTCGATTCATCTCTTTCCGTCGATAATTCCTCGAAGCACTTCAATATACACCAATAATACACTAGCACTCACACTcgcgtattaattaaaacattaacgATCGCCCGCAAACTTActcggcactcccgacgctcgatcgcaaataaaacaaaacttgCGTATTCGTATTAATACATTCTTCCGACGGAACACAACTGACGTCATGGGTATCGACAAACGCGTCCGATTACAATCGAGCGAATTGATGCGATCGCCCGTAGACATAATCGGCACTCCCGATTTCTCACGCGCGACACATTCTCGACCGATGAGAAAATTCCAAAAAGCGGCACGCCGTAGACAATTACAAGCACTGTTTGTTCCGTGAATATTGTAGGCGAATGACATAACTTGTCATCTGGATTAATCCATTGCGGTGGTCCTTCCATGCTTTTTCATGCTTCCCTCGATGCTTTGCAATGCTAGATAACTAAATCGCAATattcgtaaaaagaaaaaaaaaaaaaaaaacaaatgcgGCGAAACACGCAACATGCAACGCGTATGATGAAAATAGAACTTTTCGAACGTCAGTTCGATGAAACGCAAAATGAACAAACGCCGAATTTGAATATCGAAGAAAACGCTTTGATCACGATAGCGCGCATCAATTTATATACTGTGACACTCGCTTGTTGTTAAATTCGATACTACTAACCTTCACACGTGGAATTCGCCTGAAATGAGTAACAAAGCACCGAAAACACGAAGCCATCGCAATTCGG from Linepithema humile isolate Giens D197 chromosome 2, Lhum_UNIL_v1.0, whole genome shotgun sequence encodes:
- the LOC105670491 gene encoding calcium/calmodulin-dependent protein kinase kinase 1, which translates into the protein MREQRAEERTIEMKLGDNMTMEACNVWGDVAARKYRPPRIGEIPRRSAVDHPSPSDSPTKKTNISLSDTEQLLTDTPGPSKVSSPEEYIQEVRKDSALYLEEGEGTPNILKPADTDVPRRQSSGYGGSFDDNNRRSSTTSGDNAQQQDLSPLLKERCRSRSRASIKNLVGRVEESIDEKVPVTGTSGERMPTTEIHRKVSGSGLDMPNIKEVKEVLREETLVQQDTVVEMVGGVAKMKLTRAKDHLCSVDAEGCKDVQESMKKNKMLQDRENTLLAEEPQEGTRRVRSNESAENMPRLIEVAKVQKTANIEKVDTGLKDSNCKKAQNTSVAATIAVDSSRIADTRKSSLPSEAGPSQRLVGNVASNVTDRPIYPRYPYSPYGSPQGSPRNRNRTLNRERSVGASICGFIDSQQDSQHLNQYKVLDEIGKGSFGVVKKVHNEEDSTYYAMKILSKRKLMKKAGIFGRMAPRRTSADPLANVYREIAILKKLDHPNVVKLVEVLDHPDKDNLYLVFELVHRGEILVIPTNNPLQEETARRYFRDVVMGVEYLHYQKIVHRDIKPSNLLVDRDDRIKIADLGVSTELREPGELLTGQAGTPAFAAPETTIANAEYAGPPCDVWSMGVTLYALVTGDLPWRASDSKAIQEVVRNEPLTFPSNLASPDLRGLIARMLEKSPQNRIVIPEMKRHPWLTNHATEPLPTETDNCRVAVTVTDEEVTKLGTLVLIKTMLKQHSFQNPFLPKRFGRTAGNDAEIASAESSAAGSEGGSSALRHDAMRDAKAERFHQTGRSNSAPDSYNWHRQVSVDNPLPPVTEASSQESEVERR